A stretch of Desulfotalea psychrophila LSv54 DNA encodes these proteins:
- a CDS encoding transporter substrate-binding domain-containing protein, whose protein sequence is MKFGKLCIAMVLTMVMSTCAFAADINLSKSSSLNTIVKNGELRIGLNASYPPFEMTNKQGRLIGFDVELGKEIAKSMGVKVKFVNMDFDGLIPALLSDKFDLIISGMTLTQQRNLKIAFSNPYVLMGQGIMVNMSKEKDIRLYRNLNKPEMKIVSCIGTTGEEAARKYLPKAQYKSFDQPSDSAQEVISGRADAFVYDLHVLEVLQKRMGGDKTFLLKEPFTFEPMAIGFKQGDPDLTNFINNFLFQFKNDGRYERIYSKWLLSNKWESLIDG, encoded by the coding sequence ATGAAGTTTGGTAAGTTATGTATTGCCATGGTGCTCACCATGGTTATGTCTACCTGTGCCTTTGCAGCAGACATTAATTTGAGTAAATCTTCCAGTTTAAACACGATTGTAAAAAATGGAGAGCTCCGCATTGGTCTCAATGCCTCCTATCCTCCGTTTGAGATGACAAATAAACAGGGTCGTCTTATCGGCTTTGATGTTGAGCTTGGTAAAGAAATTGCAAAATCCATGGGCGTAAAGGTCAAGTTTGTTAATATGGACTTTGATGGTCTCATTCCCGCGCTTCTCTCGGACAAGTTTGACCTCATCATCTCCGGTATGACCCTTACCCAACAGCGTAATCTTAAAATCGCCTTTTCTAACCCCTATGTACTCATGGGCCAGGGAATCATGGTCAATATGTCCAAGGAAAAAGATATACGTCTCTATCGTAATCTCAACAAGCCTGAGATGAAGATTGTTTCCTGCATCGGTACCACCGGTGAAGAGGCAGCAAGAAAATATCTCCCTAAGGCTCAGTATAAATCTTTTGATCAGCCAAGCGATAGCGCCCAGGAAGTTATCAGTGGTCGTGCGGATGCCTTTGTTTATGACCTTCATGTACTTGAGGTATTACAAAAACGCATGGGTGGTGATAAAACTTTTCTCCTCAAAGAGCCCTTCACCTTTGAGCCCATGGCCATTGGTTTTAAGCAGGGTGACCCTGATTTAACTAACTTTATTAACAATTTCCTCTTTCAATTTAAGAACGATGGTCGCTATGAGCGTATTTACTCCAAATGGCTCCTGAGCAACAAATGGGAATCTCTCATTGACGGTTAA
- a CDS encoding IscA/HesB family protein yields MLTVTPFAIENLKKYMTDNKIESALRIALMNGGCSGNVLGLALDKEGEKDQILTEGGITFLVEEGLAQQCGAITLDYLDQGARSGFAISSENPVAGGGGCSSGSCGSCGQ; encoded by the coding sequence ATGCTTACAGTGACACCCTTCGCAATAGAAAATCTTAAGAAGTATATGACAGACAATAAAATAGAATCCGCCCTACGCATTGCCCTGATGAATGGCGGTTGCTCCGGTAATGTACTCGGTCTTGCCCTTGATAAAGAGGGAGAAAAAGACCAGATCCTTACGGAAGGGGGCATTACCTTTCTGGTGGAGGAGGGGCTTGCTCAGCAGTGCGGTGCTATCACCCTTGACTACCTTGATCAGGGCGCTCGCTCGGGTTTTGCCATCTCTTCAGAAAACCCTGTGGCGGGGGGCGGTGGATGTTCCTCTGGATCCTGCGGTTCCTGTGGACAATAG
- a CDS encoding amino acid ABC transporter permease, which translates to MSRYSGLDAPKSRGYFMFWRSAIVVCMLVVIGFTYVASSYVEYNWNWKQVPQYFWLDKTIEVRAEVAGDIEKIIKGPEGYSISIMDGAYTETLQAPADAEILLTEGDYAYEGDLVASYKVSQPGMLLISLWITLKVSFFAIIIGITLGILTGLSRVSENPLLKWFSIIYIELIRGTPLMVQIFLWYFVVGNLINAFLTQIGIGGVPPLWFGVIALATFTGAYTAEIVRAGIQSVHRGQMEAARSLGLTYAESMRKVILPQALRRIMPPLAGQFISLIKDSSLLGVIAIREVTKATREIVSSSLMPYEMWITCALLYLVLTFALSLCVQHLERKSLR; encoded by the coding sequence ATGTCTCGCTACTCTGGCCTAGATGCCCCCAAAAGTCGCGGCTATTTCATGTTTTGGCGCTCCGCCATTGTTGTCTGCATGCTTGTCGTCATAGGTTTTACCTATGTAGCATCCTCCTACGTTGAATATAACTGGAACTGGAAACAGGTTCCCCAGTATTTTTGGTTAGATAAAACCATAGAGGTCCGTGCGGAGGTTGCCGGTGATATTGAAAAAATAATCAAAGGGCCAGAGGGATATTCCATTAGCATTATGGATGGTGCCTATACCGAAACCTTGCAAGCACCTGCCGATGCTGAGATTCTCCTCACAGAGGGTGATTATGCCTACGAGGGAGACCTGGTGGCAAGCTATAAGGTCAGCCAGCCTGGAATGCTCTTGATCAGTTTATGGATTACTCTCAAGGTGTCTTTCTTTGCCATAATTATAGGTATTACCCTTGGTATCTTAACCGGACTGTCCCGCGTTTCTGAAAATCCGCTCCTCAAGTGGTTCTCCATTATCTATATCGAGCTCATCCGTGGCACCCCGCTGATGGTACAGATATTTCTATGGTATTTTGTGGTGGGCAACCTGATTAATGCCTTCCTCACGCAAATAGGCATTGGTGGCGTTCCTCCCCTTTGGTTCGGGGTCATTGCCCTGGCCACCTTTACCGGTGCCTATACCGCCGAGATCGTTCGGGCCGGTATTCAGTCTGTGCATCGCGGCCAGATGGAGGCGGCTCGCTCTCTGGGGCTGACCTATGCGGAATCTATGCGCAAGGTCATCCTGCCCCAGGCACTTCGACGTATTATGCCACCACTTGCCGGACAGTTTATTAGCCTTATTAAAGATTCATCGCTACTCGGTGTAATTGCCATTCGAGAGGTTACTAAGGCCACAAGAGAAATTGTCAGTAGCTCTCTTATGCCCTATGAGATGTGGATAACCTGCGCCCTTCTCTATCTTGTTCTAACCTTTGCCCTGTCTCTTTGCGTTCAACATCTAGAAAGGAAAAGCCTGCGATGA
- a CDS encoding amino acid ABC transporter ATP-binding protein: MITAKNIHKYFETPSGTLHALKDVSLTVKPAEVVVVIGPSGSGKSTFLRCLNRLEYADAGSIVIDGVNILDPKCAINAVRAEVGMVFQSFNLFPHITVLENITMAQISVRKTRKAEADKISMELLEKVGLSQKAAAYPDQLSGGQQQRVAIARSLAMSPKVLLFDEPTSALDPEMVGEVLDVMQDLAKEGMTMVVVTHEMGFAREVADRVVFMDDGQIQEEGKPEHFFTNPQNERTKLFLKQIL, from the coding sequence ATGATCACTGCCAAAAACATCCATAAATACTTTGAAACCCCAAGCGGCACATTGCACGCGCTAAAAGATGTTTCGCTAACTGTAAAACCGGCTGAAGTTGTTGTTGTTATTGGCCCCTCCGGCTCCGGCAAGTCAACCTTTCTCCGTTGTCTTAACCGATTGGAATATGCAGATGCGGGAAGCATTGTTATCGATGGAGTGAATATACTTGATCCAAAATGTGCTATTAATGCCGTCCGGGCCGAGGTAGGAATGGTTTTCCAATCCTTCAACCTCTTTCCCCATATCACGGTGCTGGAAAATATCACCATGGCCCAGATATCTGTACGCAAGACCCGCAAGGCGGAGGCGGACAAAATCTCCATGGAACTGTTGGAAAAAGTTGGCCTATCCCAGAAAGCCGCTGCCTATCCTGACCAGCTCTCCGGCGGTCAACAGCAGCGTGTTGCCATTGCCAGATCCCTTGCCATGTCACCCAAGGTACTTCTCTTTGACGAACCAACTTCAGCCCTTGATCCTGAAATGGTAGGCGAGGTACTTGATGTTATGCAAGATCTTGCTAAGGAGGGCATGACCATGGTGGTGGTCACCCATGAAATGGGCTTTGCCCGTGAGGTTGCGGACCGGGTAGTCTTCATGGATGATGGCCAAATCCAGGAAGAGGGTAAGCCCGAACATTTTTTCACCAATCCGCAAAACGAGCGCACCAAACTCTTCCTCAAACAAATTCTCTAA